One Geotrypetes seraphini chromosome 15, aGeoSer1.1, whole genome shotgun sequence genomic window carries:
- the DFFA gene encoding DNA fragmentation factor subunit alpha, whose protein sequence is MEGDSSLAVERGPLKRCLISRGGGREQRGVAAGSLQELRSKGCVLLALDGTQEPITIVLAEDGTILEDEEYFLCLPQNTKFVFLCKRETWASSTTDRDTAWLSRDSEAEDEMDSGVSPKWKRLARQLRQDLSSIILMSEEELQNLIDVPFHELAQELAENHLMVQSLQGSLQRVLDRREEERQSKQLLQLYLEALKTESKKLSEAAESISASASTTDEVDMSASCSKPALGVQLSNKILHTIKEKEYPDLSLSSQELEAVSTEATEALALAVGWEKQKVQALQQACQQQLSQRLQQVQSLRSLRSISQRKGKQPLTQQLRAKRKK, encoded by the exons ATGGAGGGCGACAGCTCACTAGCCGTGGAGAGGGGTCCCCTGAAAAGATGTCTGATCAGCCGCGGAGGCGGTCGCGAGCAGCGCGGGGTGGCTGCTGGCTCCCTCCAGGAGCTGCGGAGCAAAG GCTGTGTACTTCTGGCTCTTGACGGCACCCAGGAACCTATTACCATAGTTTTGGCAGAAGATGGAACCATATTGGAGGATGAAGAATACTTTCTGTGTCTACCACAGAACACAAAATTTGTGTTCCTGTGCAAGCGTGAGACTTGGGCTTCCAGCACTACAG ATAGGGACACAGCCTGGCTCTCCAGAGACTCGGAGGCTGAAGATGAAATGGACAGTGGTGTTTCACCAAAGTGGAAGCGTTTGGCCAGACAACTGAGACAAGACTTATCCAGCATCATCCTGATGTCTGAGGAAGAGCTCCAG AATCTCATTGATGTGCCATTCCATGAGCTGGCACAGGAACTGGCAGAAAATCACCTCATGGTACAGTCACTACAGGGAAGCCTCCAACGGGTTTTAGACCGAAGAGAGGAAGAGCGCCAGTCCAAGCAGCTCCTGCAACTTTACCTGGAGGCTTTGAAGACTGAAAGCAAAAAACTTTCTGAAGCTGCTG AGTCTATATCTGCATCTGCCTCCACCACAGATGAAGTGGACATGAGTGCCAGCTGTTCCAAACCTGCTTTAGGAGTTCAACTTAGCAACAAAATCCTCCATACCATAAAAGAAAAGGAATATCCAGATCTCAGTCTATCCAGTCAGGAATTAGAG GCTGTTTCTACTGAAGCCACTGAAGCCCTGGCTCTAGCAGTGGGTTGGGAGAAACAGAAGGTGCAGGCCCTGCAGCAGGCCTGCCAGCAGCAGCTTTCTCAACGTCTGCAGCAAGTGCAGTCACTGCGTTCCCTGAGGAGTATATCACAGAGGAAGGGAAAACAGCCTTTGACACAGCAACTGAGAGCAAAGCGTAAAAAGTAA